One region of Chanodichthys erythropterus isolate Z2021 chromosome 19, ASM2448905v1, whole genome shotgun sequence genomic DNA includes:
- the LOC137008307 gene encoding uncharacterized protein codes for MRRGMEQHCSGVMRAQVALIVAFSSSALLGLVSLIFLLTIPHRFSGLGFRSAPAIFYPFGSAAGDTERFENGSKTSVNVAFSTPFVFFGRTYNNTYVNNNGLLTFNQPLPQSLPYYIPKYATEYFIAPLWTNLVSFGLGKYWYQQYTNGSVLTCATQDINRYFPQRGFTASWVFVATWDYVQSGDMNAITFQVVLISGGGFSFILMNYGDCAGISSPVEAGFDTINSTDYYLIHYATNGSYIPNLKNTTNVNVPGRWAFLVNRGSAPGIFYPFGSSGDTRNAADDDGSSSVIPLLSPFLFFGRRYQQIYVNNNGHLTFNQPSSQFVPYSFPAYEDQDIIAGLWTNLDNRERGVVSYHQYTNGSVLTRATLDINNHFPNLTFNASWVFVATWDKVPYFPNTSTETSFQVVLISGSNFSFILMNYGDIAVTGHPVEAGYDTVNSFDYFVIPGSINGSLISNLKNSSNVNVPGRWAFRVDSSTSKKYVIGLQVRISSVFDLTQYENITILQQIKQELVKYGLPRNIELKLRKLQKITP; via the exons atgCGGCGTGGTATGGAAcagcactgctcaggtgttatgagagcccaggttgctctgatagtggccttcagctcttctgcattgttgggtctggtgtctctcatcttcctcttgacaataccccatagattctcGGGGTTggggttcaggtcag CACCAGCGATATTCTATCCATTCGGCTCAGCGGCAGGAGACACTGAACGTTTTGAAAATGGTAGTAAAACCTCTGTAAATGTTGCCTTCTCCACTCCATTTGTGTTCTTTGGTCGCACATACAACAACACATAC GTTAATAATAATGGACTTCTTACATTCAACCAACCTTTACCACAATCTCTGCCTTACTACATTCCCAAATATGCAACTGAATATTTCATTGCTCCGCTCTGGACTAATCTTGTCAGCTTTGGATTGGGCAAATACTGGTATCAGCAGTACACTAATGGAAGTGTGCTCACTTGCGCCACTCAGGATATAAACCGGTATTTCCCTCAGAGGGGTTTCACTGCTTCTTGGGTCTTTGTTGCAACATGGGACTATGTTCAGTCGGGGGATATGAAT GCAATCACGTTTCAAGTGGTTTTAATTTCAGGAGGTGGATTTTCTTTCATTCTGATGAATTATGGTGACTGTGCTGGGATATCTTCTCCAGTAGAG GCTGGATTTGACACCATAAACTCTACTGACTACTATCTAATTCATTATGCAACCAATGGCAGCTACATCCCAAACCTCAAGAACACGACTAACGTAAACGTCCCGGGCCGTTGGGCCTTTCTTGTGAACAGAGGATCAG CACCAGGAATATTCTACCCATTCGGCTCATCAGGAGACACGAGAAacgctgctgatgatgatggaAGCTCCTCAGTTATTCCACTGTTGAGTCCATTTCTGTTCTTTGGCCGCAGATACCAGCAGATTTAT GTGAATAATAATGGACACCTCACATTTAACCAGCCTTCATCACAGTTTGTTCCCTACTCTTTTCCTGCTTATGAAGACCAAGATATAATTGCTGGTCTCTGGACCAACCTTGACAACCGTGAGAGAGGAGTGGTTTCATATCATCAGTACACTAATGGAAGTGTTCTCACACGCGCCACTCTGGACATAAACAATCATTTCCCAAATCTGACCTTCAACGCTTCTTGGGTCTTTGTTGCAACGTGGGATAAAGTCCCTTACTTTCCCAATACCAGCACA GAAACGTCGTTTCAGGTGGTTTTAATTTCAGGCAGTAATTTTTCATTCATTCTGATGAATTATGGTGATATTGCTGTAACGGGACATCCGGTGGAG GCTGGTTATGACACAGTAAACTCCTTTGACTACTTTGTGATTCCTGGATCAATCAACGGGAGCTTGATCTCTAACCTCAAGAACTCCAGTAATGTCAATGTTCCCGGTCGATGGGCCTTCAGGGTGGACAGCAGCACCTCTAAAA AATACGTCATTGGACTTCAAGTGAGAATTTCCTCAGTTTTTGATCTAACACAGTATGAAAACATTACGATTCTACAACAA ATAAAACAGGAGCTGGTCAAGTACGGTCTGCCAAGAAACATAGAGCTGAAGTTAAGAAAACTGCAAAAGATAACGCCATAA